A single genomic interval of Metasolibacillus fluoroglycofenilyticus harbors:
- a CDS encoding UDP-N-acetylmuramoyl-L-alanyl-D-glutamate--2,6-diaminopimelate ligase, producing the protein MQLAELLKDWPCIVKGSIRVQVTGIEDYAQNIQQGYIYVLRKGKKFNGKSFLQQAINNGASAVVVEDDTLLDLKLTVPIVWVPNSLQFLSFASAKLRNFPAEALTVIAITGTNGKTTVSHFISQMLQIQGKSCIVIGTNGVFLNGERWLTSYESLTTLQAKQLQEIFQMAVRQGVGYAILEASSMGLAHHRLDDCAIDIGIFLNLSAEHIEDHGSLENYKKAKQRLAVLAKNVVLNGDDPFSRSVGINLKKKTMLFGSKGRVDMQWQLLTESEGHSTCCLQYKGEEHILILPFVGEFQIQNIMAAFAALYVLNFDIAQLIPGCLHLRLPEGRMQEVENDQGLRIIIDYAHTPAALKAVLQALKQERVRLVFSCGGERDKDKRRKMGTIASTYAYKIYLTTDNARSEKPAEINAQIKAGFYSEQLYEEIEDRAQAIEKAIREARQGDVVLIAGKGHEQTQTIGSTTIPFSDKACAENALQIKGTAE; encoded by the coding sequence GATTATGCTCAAAATATTCAGCAAGGTTATATTTACGTGCTGCGAAAGGGAAAGAAATTTAATGGCAAGTCGTTTTTACAGCAAGCAATTAATAATGGGGCGAGTGCTGTCGTTGTTGAAGATGATACATTACTCGATTTAAAGCTTACTGTTCCGATTGTATGGGTACCAAATAGCTTGCAATTTTTATCGTTTGCAAGTGCGAAATTGCGGAATTTCCCAGCGGAAGCTTTAACTGTTATTGCGATTACTGGAACGAATGGCAAAACGACAGTGAGTCATTTTATTAGTCAAATGCTACAAATACAAGGGAAAAGCTGCATCGTCATTGGGACGAACGGAGTTTTTTTAAATGGCGAACGTTGGTTGACCTCCTATGAATCATTAACGACATTGCAAGCAAAGCAATTGCAGGAAATCTTTCAAATGGCGGTACGGCAAGGTGTGGGATATGCAATTTTAGAGGCATCCTCAATGGGGTTAGCACACCATCGATTAGATGATTGTGCGATTGATATCGGCATTTTTTTAAATTTATCAGCTGAGCATATTGAAGACCATGGCTCATTAGAAAATTATAAAAAAGCGAAGCAGCGACTTGCCGTTTTGGCGAAAAATGTCGTTTTAAATGGAGATGATCCATTCAGCCGCTCTGTTGGAATCAATTTAAAGAAAAAAACAATGCTATTCGGCTCAAAGGGACGAGTTGATATGCAATGGCAACTACTAACTGAAAGTGAAGGGCATAGCACATGCTGTCTACAATACAAAGGAGAGGAACATATACTAATATTACCCTTTGTAGGCGAATTTCAAATTCAAAATATAATGGCTGCATTTGCCGCATTGTATGTCTTAAATTTTGATATAGCCCAACTTATTCCGGGATGCCTACATTTGAGGCTACCGGAGGGACGCATGCAGGAAGTAGAGAATGACCAAGGTTTGCGCATTATCATTGATTATGCGCATACACCCGCAGCCTTAAAGGCGGTGCTTCAAGCATTAAAGCAAGAAAGGGTGCGCCTAGTCTTTAGCTGCGGTGGTGAAAGAGATAAGGATAAAAGGCGTAAAATGGGGACAATTGCCTCTACGTATGCCTATAAAATTTATTTGACGACAGATAATGCAAGAAGTGAGAAGCCAGCAGAAATCAATGCTCAAATAAAGGCGGGCTTTTATAGCGAGCAGTTGTATGAAGAAATAGAGGATAGGGCACAGGCAATTGAAAAGGCGATACGTGAGGCGAGGCAGGGAGATGTTGTGCTAATTGCAGGGAAGGGTCATGAGCAAACGCAAACCATTGGCTCTACAACCATTCCATTCTCAGATAAAGCGTGTGCAGAAAACGCCTTGCAAATCAAAGGCACTGCGGAATAA